ATAAATATAAATTAATGCCGCAACTAAGAAAGCATTTTCCTAAAAAGTATAAGACGCTTATTGAACCTTTCGTTGGTGGAGGGAGTGTATTTTTAAACACTAAAGCTGATCATTATGTGGGTAATGACAAGAATACACATATGATTAAACTTCATAACTTCTTGTATTCATATAAAAACAATAGAGTCAAGTTTTTCCAGGAATTTGAAAAAATTATAATCGAATATGGATTTTCTGCTTCTTATCTTGGTAATACAGTATCGGACGAGTTGAAGCAAAAACATAAAAAAACATACTATGCAGTATTTAATAAGAAGCCTTATATGAAATTAAGAAGTGATTTCAATAAGGATAAAGAAAACTATATGTTTCTGTATTTACTGTTAATTTATGGTTTTAATCATATGTTAAGATTTAATCGAAGTGGAGATTTCAACTTGCCTGTTGGAAATGTAGATTATAATAAGAACGTTTTCAAAGCTTTAAATGTCTATTTTGATTTTATTGATAAACATGAGGTTAAATTCTTTAATTTAGATTTTAAAGATTTCTTATTAAATAGAGAATATCAGTCAGATGATTTTGTATATTTAGATCCTCCATATCTGATTAGCGCATGTGAGTACAATAAAGGTTGGACTGAAGATAGTGAAATCGAACTTTTAAATGTAATTGATAAACTTAATGATATGGGTGTCAAATTTGCACTTTCAAATGTCTTTATTCATAAAGGACAAGAAAATCGATTATTGATAGACTGGGCAAAAAAATATAAAGTAGAACAGGTCAAAAGTAACTACATTAGTTACCACGATAACACAATCAAGGAAACCGTAGAAGTTTTAATTATGAATTATTGAGTGGGGGATTTTATGTCGAGAAAAATAGTAAAACAAAAGCCTAGATATAAACAAATGTCATTGGAGACAGCTGTTAGAAACCCTGAAAGATATAAAGAAATACTGAGCATTCTTATTGAATATGAGAATGCTGTTTTAAATGATGACAATCTACTAGAAATAGTCACTCATTTATATAGAGAAGGTATTGTATCAGCATTAAGACAAGATTTCAATCAAATGACTATTGCACAGCAAAAGAAGACTGTTAAGAAAGTAAACTTAACACGAAAAGCAGATGGTGGCTTTCCTATGGGTTATGCATCTAGATTTTGGACATATGTGAGAACTTTATCTGAGTTTGGTTTTCTTTATGCAACTTATAATGATAAACTTATTATTTCTGATATTGCAAAACTATTAGTCAAAGAAGAAATTGATGATCAAATCGCATTTGCTACACAAGCAGCAATCTATAATAGAAAGTCTCCTTTTAGAAACGTATCAAATGATTATAATTATTTCAAATTTATCACAAATGTACTCATCAGACTGAACGAAAGCAATAAAACTTTATCATATGAACAGTTTGTCGTATCTTTATTTAATAAAGAAGGAAATGTGGATGATTTTATTAATGAAATCAATTCAAACTCATTTAGCAATGATGATTCTGTT
The genomic region above belongs to Paracholeplasma morum and contains:
- a CDS encoding DNA adenine methylase; this translates as MIRSPFFYVGDKYKLMPQLRKHFPKKYKTLIEPFVGGGSVFLNTKADHYVGNDKNTHMIKLHNFLYSYKNNRVKFFQEFEKIIIEYGFSASYLGNTVSDELKQKHKKTYYAVFNKKPYMKLRSDFNKDKENYMFLYLLLIYGFNHMLRFNRSGDFNLPVGNVDYNKNVFKALNVYFDFIDKHEVKFFNLDFKDFLLNREYQSDDFVYLDPPYLISACEYNKGWTEDSEIELLNVIDKLNDMGVKFALSNVFIHKGQENRLLIDWAKKYKVEQVKSNYISYHDNTIKETVEVLIMNY